In one Amaranthus tricolor cultivar Red isolate AtriRed21 chromosome 8, ASM2621246v1, whole genome shotgun sequence genomic region, the following are encoded:
- the LOC130820762 gene encoding transcription factor MYB88-like isoform X3, with protein MLLCEAQKIFGNRWTEIAKVVSGRTDNAVKNRFSTLCKKKAKREALAKENNNTFINMNNKRILIDSNGFHSKAMIDIASPLKKLRRAHIPNLGENFNSGNIGLKESILAKQHPRPPLAVLAQNVCNVDGSKVFSMKDTFINGDKKSEGAFLKKDDPKVAALVQQAALLSSLAVKVNMDNTKQSLENAWKVLHSFFGRSKENEKQRYKKEDVDLQLNDLEDLMENSRRSDEVIDPSQRQLDVYESPSSFEYSTGSTNLSACDQGEHSLAEISTFHEDIGATSKSTQIASNGYVDITNDKRIPCLTTDQEICSPIQVTPIFRSLASAVPSPQFSESERHFLLKTLGIDSPTHNTINNPLQAPPCRKALLQGL; from the exons ATGCTGCTTTGTGAG GcccaaaaaatatttggtaataGATGGACTGAAATAGCTAAGGTGGTTTCTGGGAG GACGGATAATGCTGTGAAGAACCGATTTTCTACCTTGTGCAAGAAGAAAGCAAAACGCGAAGCTTTGGCTAAGGAGAACAACAATACATTCATCAATATGAACAATAAAAGGATTTTGATTGATAGTAATGGCTTTCATTCAAAAGCAATGATAGACATTGCATCACCTCTTAAAAAATTAAG GAGGGCACACATACCAAATCTTGGAGAAAATTTCAACTCTGGGAATATTGGGCTCAAAGAAAGTATACTAGCAAAGCAACATCCAAGACCGCCTTTAGCAGTATTGGCTCAAAATGTCTGCAATGTTGATGGCTCTAAAGTTTTCTCAATGAAGGACACTTTCATCAATG GTGATAAGAAATCAGAAGGAGCATTTCTCAAAAAAGATGATCCAAAGGTAGCTGCACTGGTGCAACAAGCAGCCCTACTTAGCTCTCTTGCTGTAAAAGTTAACATGGATAACACAAAACAAAGTCTTGAGAATGCCTGGAAA GTACTCCACAGTTTCTTTGGAAGAAGCAAAGAAAACGAGAAGCAAAGATATAAAAAAGAAGACGTAGATTTACAGCTTAATGATCTCGAAGACTTGATGGAGAATTCGAGAAGAAGCGATGAGGTTATTGACCCATCTCAAAG GCAACTTGATGTGTACGAGTCACCAAGTAGCTTTGAGTACAGTACCGGATCAACTAACTTATCCGCTTGCGATCAAGGAGAACATTCTCTTGCTGAGATATCCACGTTTCATGAGGATATCGGAGCAACCTCAAAGTCTACGCAGATAGCAAGTAACGGCTATGTTGACATAACAAACGACAAGCGCATTCCCTGCCTAACAACAGATCAAG AGATTTGTTCCCCGATTCAAGTAACTCCTATATTCAGATCTCTAGCATCCGCAGTACCAAGCCCACAGTTTTCGGAAAGT GAAAGGCACTTTCTTTTGAAGACACTCGGGATAGATTCTCCTACGCACAACACAATCAACAATCCTTTGCAAGCACCGCCTTGCAGAAAGGCGCTTCTGCAAGGCCTTTGA